The segment GCATGCTGGGTTGCCGACAGTCCAGCGATGTTGCTCAGGAACGTCTGTGCGGAGAGACCACTGGCCAGATCGGCAAGATGGCGGCCCGCTCCGGTTGCGCTAATCAGGGCGATTTCCGAGGGTGAGAACCGCGCCAGCAGGGCCTGAATGTAGCCGGTGCTGGTGTCCATGATGGCGTCGCCGGCGCCCAGATCGATGATGAAGGCGCGCTCGGTGGCGGTCAGGGCGTTCCAGCTGGCGAGGGTGCGGGCGAAGGCGCCGGGGCTCCACTGCAGCGGATCGGGGCTGCTGGACATGTTCACCAGTCCCGGGCCCGCCATTTCCTTGACCATGAGGAAGGCGCCGGGGTTGGACTTTTTGAGGTCGTTAAAGGCCGCCAGGTGGGTGCGCAGGTCGGCGAAGGTGAACGCCACGCCGGTTTGGGGATCGGGGCGGAGGACGAACACTGCAATGTCGACCTCGTTGAGGGCGACCAACAGGTTTTGGATTTCAGGGTGCAGGGCACGGAAGGCGGGCCGCAGGGAGTCAGGCAGGCGCTCGAGGAAAAGGTCGAGGGCGGTTTTGGCGGTGACTTCCTTGATGTTAGGGGGGGGGGGCGGAGGAAGGGTCGAGCCCGGGGGCGGGAGCAGGGGCGGAGGGGCGTCTCCAGGAGGCGGGGCGTCGCCGGGGGCGGGTTCAGGCGGGGGCGCGTCGCTGGTGTCGCGGGCACCGTCGACCGACTTCTGCGTCTCGGGCGAAATCGTGACGCCCAAATCCTTGGCGGCGGCGAGCGCGTTGTTGAGCGCTTCGGGGGCTACGCTGATGCCGGCGTCAATCGCGGTGGCGATGGCCGCAATCGTGGTTTCAGCACCCTTTTGCGCGACCTTTTGGTCTTCGGGGGAAAGTTGGCTGATGTTCTCCACCTTCTGGCTCTGACCGTTGGCCTTGGTCACGGAGAGTTGGCCGGGCGCGAGGGTCATCTTGCTGCCGTCGCTGAAGTTAATCGAAATGGCGCCGTGGGCGACGACGATGGTCTGGATGCCGGCCGAGTTGATGCCGACGGTATAGGTGGTGCCGCGCGCACCGGCCAAGCCGCGCGCCGTGCGGATGCTGTAATCGTAGGTGACGCCTTCGGGCTTTTGCAGGTCGGAAACGACCGAGCCCTCTTTGAGGTCGAGCACCACTTTTTGGGTGACGTTGGTGTCGGAGGTGCGGTTCTCGGTCGCGCTTTCGAGCAGCAGCGTGGTGTTGGGGGTGACGATGGACTTGATGCCGGGCATCGGCGTGAGGACCAAGCGGCCGTCGGCACCGGTGACGATGCGCGTGCCGATGATGACCGTCTCGCCCTTGACGGCGGGACGCAGGGCGGGTTCCTCAGGGCGCTGGACCGAAGCCTGGCCGCTTACAAAGACCACACGCACGCTTTGCGCGGCGAGATCGACAACTAGGCAAAAAACGAGGCCTAAGACAACAAACGGGGTAGAAAGTCGCATAAAACTTACACTATTGTTTCGTCTAGTGCCTCGGTTGATACAAGGAATTTTACCTCAGGTGAAAATTTCTACGCTTACCCCTGCCTTCTTGCTCAGAATTCCACCGGTTTGGCGCCTGCGAATCGGGGCGAGCCTGCTGATCGGCACGGCCGTGATGTTGTGCACCGGCGTGCTCCCGCTGCGCCGACTGGAGTGGCTGACGGAGGACTCCCGGTTGCAGTTGCGGGCAAAGTACAGCTTCGTGGAACCCACCGGCCAGGTCGTGCTGTTGGAAATCGACCAGCAGTCGTTGGATATTCAGGGTAAATGGCCGTTTGATCGCCAGATTCATGGCCAGGTTATGGAATGGCTGGGGAAATTCCCCGAAGTGCGCCCCGCGACCATGAGCTGGGATTTTGTGTTTTTGGATGAAGATAGAGATCCGCTCGTTGACCAAGCGTTTGCGGCGTCCTTGGTCGGTGCGGGTTATCCCATTACGATGGGTGCAAACGCGACCCAAGCCGCCAAGGGGATTTTGGCCCAGGGCAAGCCGGCCAAGCGGCTCGGGCTGACCGAGCCGCTTGGGCTTCCCCCTGAGGTGGTCAACGCCTTGCCAGATATGAAAGGGTTGCTCATTCCTATCAATCCACTGCTGAGCGTTAGCCGCTTTGCGCTGCTCGATGCCGATCCTGAGGACGACAGCATCATTCGTAAAATTCCTTTTGTTACGCGGATTGGAACTCGGGTTTTTCCGAGTTTCGTGCTCGGCACGCTGATGTCGTATTGGAAGGTGGAACCCACGGCGATAACCGTGAAACCGGGCGAGTCCATCGTGCTGCATGCCCCGAACGGTGATCATGTCATACCGATTGATCGGGAGGGGTACTACCATCTTAACTACCGCTATGAGGTTGCTGATCCGGTACTGAAAACCGGCGGAATTAAAGGGGTTTCGTATCAATACGCCTTTGAGGCGTTGGTGGATTGGATGACGCTCGGGAAGTCGGAGAAATCACTGCCAGTGGCAGGCAAGATCCTCGTGGTGGGGCAGACCGCCAACGGCTTGACCGATATCGGAACAAGCCCGCTTAAGTCCAACAGCGCCAAGGTGCTCGTGCACATCAACGCCATGGAGAACATCCTGCGCGGCGATTATCTCATCCGCACCGCGCTTTGGCCGGTATTGGCGGGGATATTACTCATTGGCCTGCTGGCGGCGTGGCTGCTGGACCATTTCCGTACGGTGTACTTTTTCACCGTGGGCGGGCTCGTGCTGGCCTTGGGTTTGGTCTCCTGGGGCATGCTGGCGGCGGGCAACCTCATGATTCCGGTGGCCGCTCCGCTCATCGCGTTCCTCGTGCAGCAGTCGATCGTCACGTTTTTAAAAATCCGCGACGAACAGGCCCAGCGCGACCGCATCCGCAAGATGTTCGGCTCCTACGTCTCGCCCGAACTCGTGCGCCGCATGGTCGAGACGCGCGTCGAGCCCAAGCTCGGCGGTCACCAGGACGAAATCACCGCGTTTTTCAGCGATATTCAGGGCTTTTCGGCGTTCTCCGAGGTGCTCTCGCCGGTGGATTTGGTCGATTTGCTCAACGAGTACCTCGGGGCGATGACCGACATTTTGCAGGACAGTGGCGGTGCGCTCGATAAGTACATCGGCGACGCGATTGTGGCCATGTTCGGCGGGCTGGTGCCGGTCGCCACGCACGCGCGGCTGGCGTGTGAATCGGCCATCAAGATGCAGATGAGGCAGGGCGAACTGCGCAAGGAGTGGACGGCGCAGGGCGACCGCTGGCCCGCGCTGGTGCATTCGATGCGCACCCGCATCGGTCTCAACTCGGGCCAGGTGGTGGTGGGCAACATGGGATCACGTCACCGGTTTAATTTTACGATGATGGGTGACACGGTTAACTTGGCCGCACGCTGCGAAAGCGGAGCCAAAACGTTTGGCGCCTACACGGTGGCCACAGGCGCGACTGTCGAAGGCGCGCGCGCGGCGGGCTGCGAGTGTGTGTTCCGCGAACTGGACCGCATCGTGGTGAAAGGCCGCACCGAGCCGGTGGTGATTTTTGAAATCGTCGCGCTGTCTCCGGTTTATTTGTCGGAGGAGGCGTTCACGTGCCTGGAGTTGTTTGCCAAGGGGCGGGCGCTGTACCTGAAGCAGGAGTGGGCCGAGGCAAAGCGGTGCTTTGATGCGGCGACGGCGAACGAGCCGCTGAAGCCGGGCCGCGACATGGGCGTGGAATCGAACCCCTCGCTGATCATGGCGGCGCGGTGCGTGAAAATGGCGGAGCACCCGCCCGGCGCGGATTGGGACGGGGTTTACCGAATGACCACCAAATGAGCGCGACGTTACGCTGGGTTTTCGGCTGCCTGCTGGCTGGGTCGTGCGCGTCGCACGGGGGCGCGCAGGCGCAGGAGGCTGCTGCAGCAGCCGTGGCTACGGAGGTGAAAGTGCAAGCCTCTGGGGCGGTGAACGCGAACGCGGCTGTGTCGGCGGGCGCGCAAGCGGCAGCGGAACAGGCGCCCACGCTGGGCCACGTGGCTGGGCGGGTCATGTTGCGGACTTTGAACGCAAAAGGCGGGGCACGGCTGGAGTTTCCCAAAACGGGGCGGCAGCTGGCGGCGGGCGAGGTGTTGATCACGGGCGACCAGTCGTTGTTTGAACTGCGCGTGGGCGAGGCGGGTTGGTGGCGGGTGGGGCGGCGGGCGGTGGTGGCACCGCTGGCGGGCGGGGGCGGGGGTTTGACGGCGGGCACGGCGCTGGTGCGGGTGCCCAAGGGCGCGAGCTGGCGCATCGACGCGGCGCGGGGCTCGGCGCGCCTTGCGGCGGGCCTGTGGTTGTTGCAGGCGGTGGACAACGAGGGGTTGAAAATCGCCTGCCTGGACGGCCCTGCCGAGCTGTTGGCAATCGGCGAACCCGCCGCTCCGGAGCCGGCGAACGCCAAGGCGACTGGGGTGGGCGAGGGGAGCGGGGCGACGGCTGCAACGGGTGTTACGCCGGCGCCGTTGGACCGCTTAAAACTCAACCCCGGTGAGCTGGTGTTTTTGCGCCCGGGCGGCGCGGCGTTCGGGCCGATTGTGGTGATTTATTTGGAGGAACTCATTGCGACGAGCCGGCTGATAAACGGGTTTCCCGAGCCGTTGCCCGAGCTGCGTCGCCTGCAGGTTCTGGGGGTGGTGCAACGTCAGCAGCTCAAGGGCGTGACGAACGCGCTGGTCGCCGGCGCGCGCGATGATCAGGGCTTTGAGGTCGCGGTGCCCAAGGCGCCGGCGAAGCCCGATGCGACTGAGAAGTCCCCCAAGTAGGCAGTAACATTTAAAGAGTCGGCTCTGCCGGCCCTGAAAAAACAGAAAACACTTCGATCCTTTTAGCCGCAAAAGAACGCAGAGAACGCATAGAAATACAGTGTTTGTTCTTTGCGTTCCTTGCGTTCTTTTGCGGCTAAACTGCTGTGGTTTGATCCGACACTTTGAATGTTACGGCCTGCTAATCCGCGCCGGCGACTGCGCTCGCCCGCCCCCAACGCCTGCGCCTGCGAAGGCGCCAAAATAGGCTTCCGCCGGGGCGCTGCGTGGCGCGTAATCGGGGGCATGTCTACGTTGTTTAAAACGATCGCGGTGGTCGGCTCGGGAGCGCTCGGGTTGTACTACGGCGGGCGGCTGGCGCGGGCGGGCAATGCGGTGCGTTTTCTGGCGCGCAGCGACCTGGCGGTGCTGCGCGCGCGCGGCATCGTGGTGCGCGCCCCGGACGGGCACTTTACCTTGCCCGACGTGTCGGTGGCGGCGACGCCGGAGGAGATCGGCCCGGTCGATCTGGTGGTGATCACGCTCAAAGCGACGGCCAACGACCAGTTAACGCGGTTGCTGCCGCCGCTACTGCACGCCGGCACGGTGGTCTTGAATCTGCAAAACGGCCTCGGCGTTGACGAGGCCGCGGCCGCCGTAGTGGGGCCGGAGCGCACGGTGGGTGGGTTGTGTTTTGTGGGGGTTAACCGCGTCGAACCCGGCGTCGTTGAGTGCAAGTTGCCCGGCCAGATTGTGGCGGGGGAGTTCACCGGAGCATCGCAGGAGCGCACCCGAGCGTTGGCCGACTTGTTTGGGCGGGCCGGGGTGAAGCTGAGCGTGAACGAGTGCCTAGCCGGCGCGCGCTGGCACAAGCTGGTGTGGAACGTGCCGTTCAACGGCCTGGCGGTGGCTCGCGGCGGTATCAGCACGGCGGATATTCTGGCTTCCGCCGAGCTCACGGCGGAGGTGTGGGCGCTGATGCGCGAGGTGCAGGCGATCGCGGCGGCGCACGGGGTGGTGATAACCGACGCGTTTTTGAAAGATCAAGTCGAGCGCACTCGGCCTATGGGTGATTACAAGCCGTCCACGCTGCTCGACTTTTTGGCAGGCAAGCCGCTGGAGCTGGAGCCGATTTGGGGCGAGCCGCTGCGCCGCGCCCAGGCGAAGGGCCTGCCGGCGCCGCGCCTGCAGGCGCTGTACGCGGCGCTGGCGCAGGTCGGGAGGTGACACTTTCGCACTCAAAGAAATACAAACGAACCGGTTTACCGCTAATGAACGCTAATGGCCGCTAATAAAAACCTGGGATATAGGGCTTCTGCATTAGCGTATCTTAGCGTTCATTAGCGGTTAAAAATCCGGGGTTTGATGTTTGGTTGCTGGTACGGTGATCGTGAACTGCAGCCAGGTTTTTATGCGTGTGAATGAGAAAGGGTAGCAATCACCGACCCACCGATCGGCATGCCAGCGGCACCTCCGAGCTCCGTATCGTTCTCGTTCTCTTAATCCTACTCGTTCTCGTTCCGATGCCGATTGCTCGAGGTAAAGCATGCCTTACAGGTATTGTTTTTAGGGCCATCCTCCGCCTTCCAGTCCTTAGCCTTGCCGTAGTGAGCCCGGCACGCCTGTCTGCCCTGAGTTTTCTTCTCCCATGTCCTTCTTCATCATCCTTGTTCTGGCCTCCGCATTGATTTTCGCCTGGCTGAAAATCTGGTCGCATCGGCAGGCGGTGCGGGCCTTGGAGCAGGCGATTTTTCGCAAGCAGCCGCTGTTGAGCGAAGACCTTCCCGGGGCGGCCGGTTCGGCGTGGGAGCGGCTGCGCGTGGCGGGCAACGAGCTCATCGCCGAGTGCGCTCAGTTGCAGCAGCAGCGCACCGGGCAGCTCGCCCAGCTTGAGGCCACCTTGGGTAGCTTGCAGGAGGGCGTGCTCATCGTGGATGCCAACAACTACGTGCTGCTCGCCAACAAGGCCATCCAGGCCATATCGCCGCGTCCGGCCCACCAAATCATCGGCCACCGCCTCGAACTGGTTCTCCACAGCGCGGCGTTTTTGACCCACGTCGAGGCCATTCGCCGGGGCAGGTCGCGGCCCCAGCAGGAGGTCGAATTTGTCGAGGCAGGGCGCACAACGTGGTTGGAGGTCACCGGCACCACCATCCCCAGCCAAAATGGGGAGCGCGGGCTGTGGACGATTTTTGTGCTACACGACATCACCAAGCAGAAGCAGCTGGAGGTCGTTCGCAAAGATTTCGTCGCCAACGTGTCGCACGAGTTGCGCACCCCGCTGTGTGTGATCAAGGGCTACGTGGAAACCCTCGTCGATGGCCACGCCGATATCCCGGCCGACGACCGTGAGCGTTTTTTGAAAACGATCCAGCGGCACACCGAGCGGCTCAACTCACTGCTGGAGGATCTGCTGGTGTTGTCGCGCTTGGAGTCGATCAACCCGGGGCTTAAGCGTGAGATCACCGACCTGCCGGCGTTGCTCACCGCGATCATCGACGACTACCGAGGCCGTCCTGCCGCCGCCGGCCACACGCTGGAGTGGGTCAATGACCCGGGGCTTGTGCCGTTCGGCCTTGATCCGCTGAAGTTCACGCAAGTGGTGGAAAACCTCGTGGACAACGCGCTCAAGTACACGCCGAAGGGGTCGCGCATCCAGCTGGCGACCCGCCTACACACGGCGGACGAAGTGGTGGTGAGCCTGCGCGACAACGGGCCGGGCATTCCGGCGGAATATTTGCCGCACCTATTCGAGCGGTTTTACCGGGTGGACAAGGGGCGTTCGAGGGAGACGGGCGGGACGGGTTTGGGGCTGTCGATCGTGAAGCACATTGTGCAACTGCACGGCGGCCGGGTGTGGGTGGAGAGCCAGCTCGGGCAGGGCACGACGTTTTTTGTCTGCGTGCCGCTGAGGTCGGGTGGCAAGTAGCGCAAAAGCTGAGGTGGGAAGTAGCGCAGACTTCCAGTCTGCATCGGGGGCTTGGGGCGGACGTGAATGGCACTGAGTTAGGCGGGGCCATCGTCGTTTTCGGTTAAGGCGCCCCTTCAGGGCAGGTGTACCTTAATCCATGATTCCTAGGGCGTTGCCCTAGGCTTGGATCGAGTGCCCCTTTGGGGCGGTCGGGCCCCAACTAAGTGCCATTCAGGCCTAACTAAGTACCATTCGGGTCAGACGTGAATGGCAATTAGTTAGGCCCGACCACCCCAACGGGGCTCACTACCACAGCCTAGGGCAACGCCCTAGGAATCATGAGGTAAAGTGCACAAGCCCTGAAGGGGCGATCTAACCAGGACGGACGATAACACCCCTTAACTAAGTGCCATTCCAGCCAGTCCCCGTTTGACCCCTGCCCTTTCAGGTGCGGTCCCGCACAACCGCCACGGTAACCGCCTCAGCCCGCCAATCCTTTGCCAATCCTTTAGTGTCACCTATTAGGTGACACCTGGAGTTTGGCCCCAAAAGCAGGTGGATGCGAAGCGGCCGGAGGCCCGGTTACGCAGCGCGGAAGAGTGCTTCAGCCAAGAAGGGTGGCGCTTTTGATGAGTTCGTGGAGGGAGGGTCGGTCGACGTGAAGTCGGAGAAACTCTCTGGGGCGATCTGGTCGGCCCAGCATTCGCTGCGCAGGGTGCGCAAGAGGTCCCCCGTGGAACTGGTCGCAGGCGAGGCGCCCGAAGAGTGCGTGCGCCATTTGGGCGGGCGAAGATGCGGCGGCGGATCAGGGGTTTGCCCCGCAGGATCGCCGAAGAGCAGGGCGGCGATTAACAACAGCGCATAGGCGGCGACGGTGGCGGCGGGTTGGTTGCGGTTGGAGGCGGCGGTGCGCAGTTGTGCCTGGCCGGTGCCGATCAGGGTTTTCTCATCCCGGAAGTTTCCCTCGATGACCCAACGCCAGAGGTAATACTGGAGTTGGTCACCCACGGGCATATCCGGGTCGGTGCAAACCAAGAAGGCAGGCTGGCGATAGAGCAGCTTCGAGCCTGCGCGCAATCGGTAGCCCACCGGGGCGATCACCATGACTTGCAACGGGAGCGTCGCCCCGGCTTTACGCCACAGCACCGGCCCGAGGGTCTTGATTTTAAAGGTGTGCTTTTTTCCGGCCGCATAAGCCTCGACGCTTTGCCAGGCCACGGTGTCGTCGGTGCGCAGCTCTTCCGGGGTCTGGACCGGCGCGCCATAGACCGGCGGGCGACCGGTGGCCGCGGGTGGTCCAGGCAGGGCGTTGAGCACGGCGTCCCGGCGGATCCGGCCGATATAAACGGTCTTGGCGGGCAGGCCCTTGAGTACGACCGCATTGGTGTAACTGCCATCGCCGGCGACCACCAGTTTGCGCGTGTCTGGCAGCGCCTGGCGAAGCTGCTGGATGCGGGCGAGCGCGACGACATTAAGCCGCTGCTGTTTTTTCTTCTCCGTGTACTGCTGAACCTCGTCGGTAGTGGCTTTTTTACCCGGCTTTGGCGGCGTCGGCGCGTGGGTGAAATCCACCGGAATCATCCGGGCGTGTCCGTCGGAACCAGGCCAGGCCGCAGAGAGTTGCACATAGCGCTGGCCGCGCACCAGGTTGGTTTGGAACGCGGGGCCGAGCGGATCGCGTTTCCAGCCGACGCCGTCGATCTTGACCCCGGTTTTGCGTACCAGGGTGTCATCGATGGCGGCCACCAACGGGGTAAGCGCCGGCAGGTTTACCTCAAGCTCATGGAGGACCGTGCGGAAAAGCCCCGCCGGCTTCACCCGGTCACGCGAATACAACCGGTAGTCGGCCGTCCAGTCCTGCTGGGCACGCCCGCACAGACAAATCAGGTTGGTAAGAGTCCCCCGGCACGGTGAAACCAGTGCCGCCATGAGATGCCCCTGCAGTCTCCGGGCGCACTCGGGGGCGGCGCAAGCCGCAGCACAAGCCCGTTTCATAAGTCGTCCCAGCCGATCGGATAAACCCAACTGGACTTTTTTTTAACGCCTACGTCCACCAGCTCGGGCGTGACCGGCATAACGGGCGCGACCAGACTGCGTGAGAGGACCAAATGATGCGCGTCGGTGACGGTCCACTCGACGGCCTCCGACTTGGCGAACCCCATCGTCTGGGCGATGGAAGCGGGTAATGTCACATACCACTGCTCACTGTTTTTGCGGATGATGCGCTGAACTTTGGTGGTGGTGCTCATGGTCCGACACCATCGTTCATGGCCACGCTTTTTCCCATGGGCCCGACGCCCCATTTATCTCTACGGCCTTCTCCGGGCCAACTAGTGCTTACTTGCAATAATAAGTGATATTGTATCCGCTTTGTAGATGGGACGAAAAGCCGTGCGAATCACTTGTAGCGAGGGGGATCAGCAATCCCTAGAAAAACGGGCAACCAGCCGGATTGAGTCGAGGCAGCGAGTTGAGCGCGCCCGGATGATCCTTGGGTGCGTGAGTGGCGAGCAGGTGCAAGAGGTGGCGCGCCGCTGCAACACCAGGCCGAACACCGTAATAAAGTGGAGGGATCGCTTTGTGCTGCTTGGCATGAAGGGGCTGGATGATGCGGCACGGCCGGGCGCGAAGCGCACCTACGGTGAGGACTTTCGAGATCGGGTGCTGGCTTTATTGGAAGGGCCACCCCCTCCGGGGCAGGCGCGCTGGGATGGTCCAGCGGTGGCCCGTGTGCTCGGCGGCTCGGTGCACGCGGTCTGGCGAGTGCTGCGCAAGGAGGGCATTTGCCTGCAGCGCCAGCGCTCGTGGTGCGTGAGCACTGACAAGCAGTTCGCAGCCAAGGCAGCCGATATCGTCGGGCTCTACCTGAGCCCACCGGAAAAGGCATTGGTGATAAGTGTGGATGAAAAGCCTGGCATCCAAGCCCTAGAGCGCGCCACCGGTTACGTGGAGACCGACAATGGTAAAATCGTCCAGGGACTCAAAAGCACCTACAAGCGCCACGGTACACTCAACTTGTTCGCTGCCCTTGATGTGGCCACGG is part of the Opitutus sp. genome and harbors:
- a CDS encoding PAS domain S-box protein; protein product: MSFFIILVLASALIFAWLKIWSHRQAVRALEQAIFRKQPLLSEDLPGAAGSAWERLRVAGNELIAECAQLQQQRTGQLAQLEATLGSLQEGVLIVDANNYVLLANKAIQAISPRPAHQIIGHRLELVLHSAAFLTHVEAIRRGRSRPQQEVEFVEAGRTTWLEVTGTTIPSQNGERGLWTIFVLHDITKQKQLEVVRKDFVANVSHELRTPLCVIKGYVETLVDGHADIPADDRERFLKTIQRHTERLNSLLEDLLVLSRLESINPGLKREITDLPALLTAIIDDYRGRPAAAGHTLEWVNDPGLVPFGLDPLKFTQVVENLVDNALKYTPKGSRIQLATRLHTADEVVVSLRDNGPGIPAEYLPHLFERFYRVDKGRSRETGGTGLGLSIVKHIVQLHGGRVWVESQLGQGTTFFVCVPLRSGGK
- a CDS encoding transposase, yielding MAALVSPCRGTLTNLICLCGRAQQDWTADYRLYSRDRVKPAGLFRTVLHELEVNLPALTPLVAAIDDTLVRKTGVKIDGVGWKRDPLGPAFQTNLVRGQRYVQLSAAWPGSDGHARMIPVDFTHAPTPPKPGKKATTDEVQQYTEKKKQQRLNVVALARIQQLRQALPDTRKLVVAGDGSYTNAVVLKGLPAKTVYIGRIRRDAVLNALPGPPAATGRPPVYGAPVQTPEELRTDDTVAWQSVEAYAAGKKHTFKIKTLGPVLWRKAGATLPLQVMVIAPVGYRLRAGSKLLYRQPAFLVCTDPDMPVGDQLQYYLWRWVIEGNFRDEKTLIGTGQAQLRTAASNRNQPAATVAAYALLLIAALLFGDPAGQTPDPPPHLRPPKWRTHSSGASPATSSTGDLLRTLRSECWADQIAPESFSDFTSTDPPSTNSSKAPPFLAEALFRAA
- a CDS encoding 2-dehydropantoate 2-reductase — encoded protein: MFKTIAVVGSGALGLYYGGRLARAGNAVRFLARSDLAVLRARGIVVRAPDGHFTLPDVSVAATPEEIGPVDLVVITLKATANDQLTRLLPPLLHAGTVVLNLQNGLGVDEAAAAVVGPERTVGGLCFVGVNRVEPGVVECKLPGQIVAGEFTGASQERTRALADLFGRAGVKLSVNECLAGARWHKLVWNVPFNGLAVARGGISTADILASAELTAEVWALMREVQAIAAAHGVVITDAFLKDQVERTRPMGDYKPSTLLDFLAGKPLELEPIWGEPLRRAQAKGLPAPRLQALYAALAQVGR
- a CDS encoding adenylate/guanylate cyclase domain-containing protein, with product MKISTLTPAFLLRIPPVWRLRIGASLLIGTAVMLCTGVLPLRRLEWLTEDSRLQLRAKYSFVEPTGQVVLLEIDQQSLDIQGKWPFDRQIHGQVMEWLGKFPEVRPATMSWDFVFLDEDRDPLVDQAFAASLVGAGYPITMGANATQAAKGILAQGKPAKRLGLTEPLGLPPEVVNALPDMKGLLIPINPLLSVSRFALLDADPEDDSIIRKIPFVTRIGTRVFPSFVLGTLMSYWKVEPTAITVKPGESIVLHAPNGDHVIPIDREGYYHLNYRYEVADPVLKTGGIKGVSYQYAFEALVDWMTLGKSEKSLPVAGKILVVGQTANGLTDIGTSPLKSNSAKVLVHINAMENILRGDYLIRTALWPVLAGILLIGLLAAWLLDHFRTVYFFTVGGLVLALGLVSWGMLAAGNLMIPVAAPLIAFLVQQSIVTFLKIRDEQAQRDRIRKMFGSYVSPELVRRMVETRVEPKLGGHQDEITAFFSDIQGFSAFSEVLSPVDLVDLLNEYLGAMTDILQDSGGALDKYIGDAIVAMFGGLVPVATHARLACESAIKMQMRQGELRKEWTAQGDRWPALVHSMRTRIGLNSGQVVVGNMGSRHRFNFTMMGDTVNLAARCESGAKTFGAYTVATGATVEGARAAGCECVFRELDRIVVKGRTEPVVIFEIVALSPVYLSEEAFTCLELFAKGRALYLKQEWAEAKRCFDAATANEPLKPGRDMGVESNPSLIMAARCVKMAEHPPGADWDGVYRMTTK
- a CDS encoding IS630 family transposase, producing MGRKAVRITCSEGDQQSLEKRATSRIESRQRVERARMILGCVSGEQVQEVARRCNTRPNTVIKWRDRFVLLGMKGLDDAARPGAKRTYGEDFRDRVLALLEGPPPPGQARWDGPAVARVLGGSVHAVWRVLRKEGICLQRQRSWCVSTDKQFAAKAADIVGLYLSPPEKALVISVDEKPGIQALERATGYVETDNGKIVQGLKSTYKRHGTLNLFAALDVATGLIKTQKTTLKRREEFLLFMDQVVADHPPERELHVILDNYCTHKKCDAWLARHPNVHFHFTPTSASWLNQVEIWFGILTRKALRGANFRSVAELSQAIDAFVAAYLPNAKPFKWRKREVKGSQLRNTIINLRN